DNA from Symphalangus syndactylus isolate Jambi chromosome 22, NHGRI_mSymSyn1-v2.1_pri, whole genome shotgun sequence:
GGTGGCCGTCTTCGCCCTGTGCCTTCACATCCTCTTCCCTGTCAGTGTGTGTCTGCATCCACATTTCCcttttatgaggacaccagtcacgGGACCAGGGCTCCCCGCTAAGAACCCTGTTTGAATTCTTTTATCTCCAAAGGAGACAAAATGAATTCTCTCACCtccagaaagaccctgtctccaaacaaggTCACGTGGGGGAATTGGAGGTTAGGGCTCCAATGTGTCATTTTCTTGGGGGGCTCCTGGAGACACCTGTGGGGTCTCCACCTGGCAGTCTCGGTGGGGCTTGTGAGACGGTTCTGGCTGGCGATTTCGGCCTCTGAGCTCAGCTGCTCGGGGCCCTGGAATGTGAGCTCAGGGACGGCAAGGTGCATCTGGGGAGGGCCTGGTCAGTGCATCGGGCGGAGCACGGGAAAAGCTGTTCTGCGCCGGGAGTGTGGAGCCATGGTCTGGAGGCTGCAGGGCCGGCCCTGGGGAAGGAGCTTGGGGCAGGACGGGTGGTGGCTGTGGGACTGGCCAGGGTGGTGCAGCCCAGTTGAAGAGGCCTCAAACGCCCAGAATGCAGCTTGAACCTCCTCCTGAGGCCGCGGTGGTTGAACTAGCAGCCCAGCCCTGCGCACTGTGCGGGCACTGGCTTTGATGTGTCCAGAGGGCCTGGGGTGCCCTGATCTGCCTGGAGCTCTGAGAGCCTGACTGTGGGTCTGGGGGTGAGATGGCCCTGCAGGGAAACCCACTGGACAGAGCCGCCGCCGGCCCCTGGGGTGGACGGAAGCAAATGCGGGAGGCAGACGGCCTCCTCCTGCTGCTTGTTTAGAGAAAAAACAGACTTGTGACACTGGCCTCCCAGCCGTCGGGGCATTCTTTCCGGGGACACGGCCGCTTTGGTCGGTGACCCTGAGGAAGGTCTGCAGGAGAGCTTGAGCTTTCAAAGGGCTGCGggcggggagagagggagggagagccgGCTCCTAAGCCCtgggggctgaggctgaggcCCAGCATGGCTGCAGAGTCCCTGGGCATAGACAGCCACCCACATGCCCTTGAGTCACACCCTATCCAGGGACAAGCCCAGGCAGACAGAGGCATCGGCCCAGGCCTGAGCAGATGGAAACCCCTTTCCCTGCCACTGAGCCCAGGGAGGGGACTCCTCATCATCCGTCCACCTGGAGAGGAGTCCACGCCCCCTCTTGTCCTGTGTGCAGAAGCTCCGCCTGTGCAGACGGGTGGTCCTGCCGTCTGAAACCTGTTATCTGGGAGGGGGTCCAAGCTGGAAACAGTGGAGGGTTCCCAAGGATCCCAGCAGATTGATGGACGGCAGGGCTGGAGGCAGATGGGGCGGGGGCTTCCTAAGGAGGGAAGTGGGCAACCTGCAGCCCCCATCccactgccccctccccaccgCGTGGCTGctgcccagcctcagtttccccatctgtgaaacgGGTGAAATGGGCTCACTGTCCAGGCCTCGGAGCGTTCTTATGGGGGTCAGGGCCAGGCAAGGGCTGTGCAGGCTGGGCTCAGAACTAGGCTGCCCAGGCCGCGTGGCCACAGGGGTCTCAGCCCCCACTTCTccgtttgagacctgcctggccttCCTGTTTGCTGCAGCTACGGCCGTCAGATTCGCCACCAGGAGCTGCAGTTGTCCTCCCAGACAGGGAGACTGAGGCCCTGAGACTGAGGCTGGCCGGGGTCAGACATGCAGGCTGGGGTGAGGCAGGATACGGCTTACAGCCCCAGCTTCCTCTGTGGGGCCAGCAAGCTTCTGGAACAGTCCAGTTCATGCTGACATGGTAGCAGCTGCTGTCTGGGACCCCACAGGCAGCAACGTGGACAGACGGGTCACGAtcactatatttttgtttttctgagacggggtctcactgttacccaggctgatctcgaattcctgggctcaagcgatccttctgccttggtctcctgagtagctggcactacaggcgtgagccactgcacctggcttccaGATCACGATTTAACCAACTCTCCCTCCCAGAAGCCGCAGCCCATGCTGGGAGCCTGGTGGTTTTTGTCAGAGgacctggggctgggctggggcctcCTGTGTGGGATCTCGGTGTGTTTTCTGCCCAGGGCATCCTCCCAGGGTGCCCATGAGGAGTCCCAGGACCAGCTGGAGGTCACGTGAGGCTGTCCTCTTGGGGTCTCCAGGAGGGTcctgctgtccaggctggccGGGGACCTCATCTCGGGAACTTCCTGGGACCCTTGCATCCCTGTGGTCTAGTGTGTGAGTCGGGGGTGAGGCTGGGCCCTCGCTGAGCACCTGGGAAGGCCACTCCACCACCCAGAGAGAACCATGTAACCTCAGTGGCCTTGGCGGCTGTCTCCccactgtgtgacctggggcaggtCCCCGAGCCGCTGTCTCTGTGAGATGCGGACATAACCGGTGTCTGCCCCACAGGTCGGCTGTGAGCCTTAGGTTGGTATTTGTGAAGCGCTGAGAAGGGCACCCTTCACCGCAGGGTGAACAGAAGTCACCCCTCCCGACAACAGAAGCGATGATGTGTGGGACAAGGCGTATCCGGGGCCTGTCTTGCCCTCGGGGGCAGCGTGGCCCGCCCTCTCTGCATACGGCACCATCCCTGCCCTGGGAGCCTTTTTCCTTGGTTCCCTGTGGTCCTCCGGGGATATCAGGCTTCTGCGACCCGCCTGGTCACCAAGCGTTGTGACGGGAGGACCCCCCTCCTAGCTGAGCTGTGCTGGACCGCCCTGGGCTGGTGACCTCACCTCCCAGGCCTGCTTCCTGCTACCTCTGACTGTGGCAGGAGCACTGGTGAGGGGCGGCCTGTCCAGGGCACAGGAGGTGAAGCTGGGGCCGTCTGATGCCGTACCACGGTCCCAGCAGCGTCACTGTGGCCGGAGCAGGGCCGGGAGCCCGGGCCTGTGCCCACCTGTGTTCCTGTGCCACCTCATTCCTTCACAGCCCCCcatcctggcctcagtttccctgtttgGGCAAGATGACCTTTGAGGCCCTCCAGCCCCTCCCTTCATGGACTCTGAGCTGCTTTGGACACCATGTTTTTATCTTCCAGAAACTTCAGTGCTCTCAAGAAGgaaaacatttatgaaaacaaTAAACTGGTGAGTGGCCCCTGCACCGGCCCAtgtcctccttccccaccccGGCCTCACAGCTGGCTTAGCTGGCCCGCTGAGCCCCACCCACATCCAAGGGACCGAGGGACTCCCCCCAGGCCCTGCACCTGCCTCGGGAGTCTTGCCCGGGACGTGGGGGCTCCCTGACCAGCCCTGCAGCGCGTCCTGGGCTGGGTGACCCTAGAGTTCTAGAAATAGCCTCTTATCTTGGAGCCCAGGGCATACTGGTCCCCTCTTTTCCTCAGTTGGGGAGCAAGGTGGCAGGAGGTGGCTGAGGACCCTACTTCACTGCGGGGGGCTCAGCCCAGTCTGCCCCAGGCAGAGCAAGGGCCTGGGGGTGGCTGTGAGGGGCCATGGATGGGTCCCAGTGGGCCAGCTGCCACTCCCACCACATGGGACCTGCCTTCCGGCCCTGCCAGGATTCCAGTCCTGCCCTGCCCGCCCCAGCTTCCAGGCCCTTCCCTGTgtgcagcctcagtttccctgctgCAGAATAAGCTCCACGCTCCCTCGTGGGCAGAGGCACCGGCAGACTCACTACGCGCCTGCAGGCGTGTCTTGTGCTGTGCCAGGCAGGCCCTGGCCATGTCCCTGCCCCGGAGCTGGCCTTCAGCGGGGACAGCGGTCAGCACTGAAGACACAGTCATACCTGCCCGGCCGGCACTGCCCTGCTCAGCACAGGGACAATTTGAATTTAAGCTTTAACTTAATTAAAATGAACTAAAATTACAAGttcacggtgaaacctcgtctctactaaaaatacaaaaattagcagggcgtggtggtgtgcacctgtaatcatagctattcaggaggctgaggcaggaggattgcttgaatccggaaggtggaggttgcagtgagctgaggctgcgctccagcctggacgacagagtaagactctgtctccaaaaaaaaataataaataaaaagaaataaataaataagcccagTTCCTCAAGTGTGCCGGCCACACTTCCCATGCTCACAGCCATGCCTGGCCAGCGGCTGCTGGGCTGAACAGCGTGGGCTATCGtgtccctgtctcagcctctagtGGCCCCCACCTGTTGCCTGGGAGCACTGACATGGCGACCTTTGTGTCCCTTCTGGCCCTGGGGGAGGGCTCGGCAATGTCAGCCCTGCCTCTGGAGGGAGCTGTTTCAAGACCGCATAAGTCTGGGTTGGGTGGGGCCCGGGATTCTCCCAGTGAGGGGCAGGATCCCCTGAGGTTTCACCTGGGCAGGGCCTTGAGCGCCCACCGGCCTGGCGACCTCAGTCCTGTGCGGATGGGACCGTGATCCCCACTGCAATGATGGGTAAGCTGAGGCTGGGAGGCCACGCGAGCAGGGCCCAGCTCCGGCCTCGAACCCACGCCTCTTTGGGCTCCAAGACTGTGTCTTTGAGTCGAGGTGAGCTggggcctggaggaggaggagggagctcCCAGCTGCCCCGCtgaccccctcccacctcccgCAGGCCTTCCGCGTGGCGGAGGAGCACCTGGGCATCCCAGCCTTGCTGGATGCCGAGGACATGGTGGCCCTGAAGGTGCCCGACCGGCTGAGCATCCTGACCTATGTGTCCCAGTATTACAACTACTTCCACGGCCGCTCCCCCAGTGAGTCCCTGCTGCACCCGCCGAGCCAGGCAGGACCAGGCCCCCCACCCCTGGCCCGGCTCCCAGGCCCATGGACTTTTTGGGGTCCATGCCCAGCCCCCCCCCAAGAATGGCCCCTGGCATGGGCACTGGGGCTGTGCACTGGCTGTAAAGCAGCAAGAGGCCTTGCTGGGCGCCCCCCACCTCTAACCCCAGCCCTGTGCAAAGCCCCAGGCTGTGTCTTCACCAAGAGGGACCGGGGCCCTCGTCCTGCTGCCCTGCCcctcactgggcctcagtttgcccatctgGACCCCTGAGCTTCTGTGCCCACTGGGGTGGCTTGGCCAACCAGGGGCAGCTCCTGGGCCTGCCTTCATCTGTCCTGATTTTGGACCCTATGGAAGCCAGGCTGGGCTGGCAGGGTGGGGCCCCCGGATAGAACTGGGCAGGGGAGGGACAGGCCCGGCCTTTGTGTGTGTagagctcagctccccaccccccacccccacattccTCTTCTAGGGTTTAGAAATCCCCGGAACCATTCCGGGCACAGGGCCTGCCCTGCCTGCTGGAGAAACAGAAAAGTCCCTTTTCCCTGACCCAGCTGGGGCTCtgagtggggagggaaggagtggGGACCGACCCGGGGCTGTGCCAGAAAAAGTGCCCTCAGGGCTACCTCTCCCCAGCCCTGGGCCCCCAGGTCCCCCCCGGGCACCAAggcctgtgctgggcactgggaccCCTGGAGGGACCTAGACCCTCTAGACCCTTTCAGAGCCAGGCCTGGGACCCTCCCGACCCCTCAGACCCCTTCAGAGCCAGGCCTGGGACCCTCCCGTCCCCTCAGACCCCTTCAGAGCCAGGCCTGGGACCCTCCCGATCCCTGCTTGTTTCCTCCAGTTGGGGGCATGGCAGGCGTGAAGAGGGCCTCGGAGGACTCTGAGGAGGAGCCGTCAGGGAAGAAGGCTCCAGTCCAGGCGGCCAAGCTGCCCTCGCCCACCCCAGCCCGGAAGCCTCCATTATCTCCAGCCCAGACAAACCCTGTGGTCCAGAGGAGGAATGAGGGTGCAGAGGGCCCGCCCCCCAAGACTGTAAGCTCCCAGCCCACCCTCCGCCTGGTTCCCTGGGTTTTCCACCGGCGGGTGCAGAAGGGGCTTGTGGGACTACGTGCAGCCCTTAAACCACAGGACCCAGAGAGGGGTGTGGCCTCTAAGCTACAGGACCCAGAGGGGGGTGCGGCCCCTAAGCCATGGGACCCGGAGGGGGATGTGGCTCCTGCAGTCCAGGGCTCAGCCTTAGCAAGAGCCACCGGGACCGGCTCTCCAGGGCTCCATCAAGCCAGGGGTTGTGATCCCACTTtgtacagatgagtaaactgagtccCAGGGAGGGCACAAAGGTGGGACAGAGCTTGAACCTAGATGGGCCCAGGACACCTCCCTCCCAGGGAGAGAAGGGTTGCTGGGCTATGCCCTGTACCCAAGGCCGGCTCTGCAGAGTGAACCCAGGCACTCCCATTTCTCAGAAGCGGAGTTGGGGTGGAAGGCGGTGGGCGAATAGCTGGTGGTTGGCAGCCCCTGCTATGCCTGGACTGCCACTCCAGGCTCCCGGGATGGTGGGAATTGGATGGGATCCGTGCCCCTAGATGGGGCAGGAGGCCTGGAATCTGTcccctggcccccagccccaccGAAGGACCACTAGCATCGGGCCCCAGCTCCTTCCCCAGGGCTGGGCTAGAGGCCCTGGACTGGGGCTGCCGCTTGCCCGGGTGTGACCCCGACCGCAGCCCTGCTGGCGGCTCCTCTCCCTGCCAGTTCTCCATCTGTAAGATGGGCTCTTCCGGCCACCTGTGGGCTGCCGCCAGGAGGGAGGGCTGGGTGGACGGCCACTCAGAGAGGTGCTGGCATCTTCCCCAGGACCAGGCGTTGGCGGGCAGCTTGGTCAGCAGCACCTGCGGGGTCTGCGGCAAGCACGTGCACCTGGTACAGCGGCACCTGGCCGACGGGAGGCTCTACCACCGGAGCTGCTTCAGGTGGGGCTGCCCTCTGCCCGCACACCTGAGTGTgcccccccctcccctcccctcccacagctcccatcccctcccacccggcctcctcctcctcctcctccttcacctccaactcctcctcctcctcctccccccctcctccatctaccctctcccctcctcccccttcccctccccctccccatctcccctccttccccttcccccctcctccctcctccccccttcccctctcctccccttctccctcttctccctctcactttcctcctcctcctccttcccatcctctcttcctcctcctctccatcctccccctcctcttcctcctctcccttctttccctcctccttaccctcctctccccctcttcctctcccttctctccttcctctccctcctcctcaccctcctctcccccctccctgtcctcaccctcctccttctccccttttcactctcctccccctcttcttcctccccctcctcctcttcttcctccccctcctcctcttcctcctccccctcctcctgctcttctccctcctccccctccccagccttctcctcctcactctcctcccccTACTGCTCCTCCTCCTtaccctcttccccaccccccGCTCTGTTGCTGATAGCCCAAGATGCTTTGCTGTTCCCAGACACCCAGGGCCTGATGCCCCTCACTAAGCCCCAGTGTCCCCCAGTGCCCCCGTCGAGATGCCCTCCTGACTGTCcttccacacacacaccagctcaGTCTCCCTCCTGTGCCTTAGCCCTTCCCACTGGGGTGTTTTACTCAGTGGccatccccagcccctccctgccaccctgcACCCCGGGTGCGGGCTGCTAGGAAACAAGCGCTGTTCCCCCTACTTCTGTCCCCAGCTCTGCAAGGCTGGGGTGGGCCGGTCCCCCTAGTTCCATCCCCCATGCTGTGAGGCCAGGGTGGGTCGGCCCGGAGGTGGGACCTGGCGTGGCCTGTGGGTGCGTGTCTGCTGACCTGCACGAGCACCCTCTGGGGTTTGCACCCCAAATGAGGTTTTTGGTGGGGTCTGTGACTCAAGTGGTTAAGGACCCTGAGAAGAGgcgtttgttgaatgaatcagcGACCTCGTGAGTGGACACAGGAGTCCGCCATGCCTGCTCTCAGGAGCACGTGGTGAATGTGTGGCGGGGCGGGTGGTGCCGAGCTGGGGCTCCTGTGCCTTTCCTCCCCCAGGTGTAAGCAGTGCTCCTGCACGCTGCACTCGGGGGCCTACAGGGCCACAGGAGAGCCGGGCGCCTTCGTCTGCACCAGCCACCTCCCGGCGGCCGCCTCTGCAAGCCCCAAGTTGCCGGGTCTGGTCCCCCGACAGCCAGGGGCCACGGGTGTGGATTCCAGGACCTCCTGTTCCCCACAGAAGGCCCAGGAGGCGAACAAGGCCAGGCCGTCGGCCTGGGAGCCTGCTGCGGGCAACTCGCCTGCCAGGGCTTCCGTGCCAGCTGCACCCAAACCTCCAGCCACCAGCGCCGCGTCCATCCACATGAGGAGCCCAGCCAGGCCCTCTGAGAGCCGCCTGGCCCCCATTCCCACGGAGGGGAAAGTCCGCCCTCGTGTGACCAATAGCTCCCCGATGGGCTGGTCGTCAGCTGCCCAGTGCACAGCAGTGGCCGCTTCCCATCCCGCTGTGCCCCCCAGTGCCCCAGACCCTCGCCTGGCCACACCCCAGGGTGGGGGAGCCCCCCGAGTGGCAGCTCCTCAAACCACACTCAGTTCGAGCTCCACAGCTGCAGCCACGGTGGATCCCCCAGCCTGGACCCTGTCCGCCTCCAGGACCCAGCAGGCCCGGAATAAGTTTTTCCAAACATCAGCGGTGCCGCCCAGCACCAGCCCTGCTGGCAGGGGTCCCGCTCCATCACTTGCTGTATCCAAGGACAGCAGCAAGGAGCAGGCTCGGAACTTCCTCAAGCAGGCCCTCTCAGCGCTGGAAGAGGCTGGCGCTCCAGCGCCTGGCAGGTGAGTGGCGTGGGGACCGAGGGACCTGAGGGTGCGGCCTCTATGCACCAGCCAGCGGGGCCCCCGGAGGCCAGAGGGGTTGGGGGCGCTGCCCCTCcctggctgtgtggccctggggaCTGCACTTCCCCCGACCTGTTTCCTCCTCTGGGGAATGGGGAGGAGGAGCCAGGGCGGCAGTGCCTGTGCTCGGGGTGGTGGGAGCCAGGTCCTTACGGAAAAGCTGCTGTGTGCATGTGCTCGGGCGtcatgggtgtggtggcactgccACTCCGGGGCCCACTGTGCCGCACTCCCTCGGAACCCAAGGGCCCTACGCCCATTTCATGGATGCAGGGACAGGTTGCGAGTAGGACCCACACTGGCTGGTCTGAGTGGATGCGGGGACAGATTGCGAGTAGGACCCACACTGGCTGGTCTGAGTGGATGCGGGGACAGGTTGCCAGCAGGACCCACACTGGCCGGGCTGAGCATCACCTTGTCTGACTGAGTCCAGCCAGGCCCTGACCTTCCACGCCTGGGCCCCGTGCCTGCCCGTGCCTGGACCCTGGGCAGATGACGTGGACGGGTAGAGTGGGGGGTGCTGCGTCAGTTTCCAAAGACCCCCTCACTGGGCGGCTTACACAGCAGAAATCCACCCCCTCACAGCTCCGCAGGCCAGAAGTCCGACCTTGAGGCGTGGGAAGGGCCTCACCCCTCGCAGGGCACTAGGGGTGGACCTGTCCTTGTCTCTTCCAGCTCCCAGCGGCTCTGAGCGTTCTTGGCTTGTGGCCGCCtccctccagtctctgcctccgttTCCACGTGgccttctctctgtctgtcttctcctcttctgtctcctctAAGGACGTGGTTGTTGGACTAGGGTCCACCCTAACCCAGCGTGAGTGCATCTTAACATGATCATAGCTGCCAAGACGGTTTACAGATAAGGTCACACTCTGAGCTTCCCAGTGGACGTGAATTTTAGGGGTCACCATTCAACCAAGTACAGTCACTTAGCGAGTAAGGATGCTTGTCGCAGTCTGGCTGACAACGCTGTTTGCTGCCCCGTATCATGGGGTGCAGGCGTCCCCTGCTCAGAACTGCCTCCTGCCCCCGCAATGGTCAGCAGGGGGTGCTCAGAGCCTCTGGGGTGGTCACAGGCAGGAGAAGAGCGAGTTCGCTCTGCTCCTCCTGGCACTGGGGGTGTCCAGGGCATCCTAGGGACTGAGGATGACTGGGGGGGGAGCGGCTCCAGGGAGTGCTTCGTAGGGGGTGGAGCGGGGGGTGTGTGTGGCTGGGGAGGAGCCCAGCTCCTCTGGGGAAGCCGGCCTGGCACACCTGAGCCTAGTGTAaagggaaagaggggagggaaACTGGTTGTCGAGGGGAGTGGGGACATGGAGGCACTGGCTCGGGGTTGGGGAGGCACCTAGTACCCCCACCTCAGGCTCTGGCAGCCTCACTCCCGGCGTGGGCCcgagggaaggcaggaaggcacgGAGGCCTGTGTCTggccctgtgtctgtgtgtctggcCAGGCTGGAGAGACTGTGTCACATAGGACTGAACCTGGCagcccaggcaggcccaggctctGACAAAGCCCCAggtgcctccagcctgggtgtgtggtgtgtttagGGGGTGGATACTTTAATCTCAGCCAACACTGGATTTCACAGGAGAGTAGAATCAGCCACAGCATATGCTCATGCCAGAAACAGGTGTCTGTGGCCTGTCCCTTACCAGGGTGGTCCGTCCTGCGGCCAGAGGCTGGGCATTGGGAGCAAgctgcagggaggcagaggggtgGCCTGGCGCAATGATGGGGGAGGCGGAAGGGTGGTCTGGGGTGATGGTGGGCGGTGAAATGTGGCCTGGGGTGATGGTGGGACTCCGTCCGGAGGCTGGGCATTGGGAGCAAgctgcagggaggcagaggggtgGCCTGGCGCAATGATGGGGGAGGCGGAAGGGTGGCCTGGGGTGATGGTGGGACTCCATCCGGAGGCTGGGCATTGGGAGCAAGCTGCTGGGGAGGCGGAGGGGCAGCCTCAGGTGATGATGGGAGGGTGCCTGGATCCAGCTGTGCCTGATGCGTGCGCTTTTACTTATAGGCCCTCCCCAGCCACTGCCCCTGTTCCCAGTTCTCAGCCCAAAACTGAAGCACCACAAGCAAGTCCCTTAGCCAAGCCGTTACAGTCCACGTCTCCCCGGGCGCCTGGCCTCCCTTCGAGGATGGAATCGCCAGCCCCCCTGAGCACGAGCAGCACCTCTCAGGCATCCGCGTTGTCCCCAGCAGGCAGGAGGAGCTTGGCCGAATCCTCGGGGGTCGGCAGGGTGGGTGCTGGCTCCAAGCCGAAGCCAGAGGCCCCAACGGCAAAGGGTAAAAGCACCACCTTAACGCAGGGTGAGTAAggggctgggaggcaggaggcccCAGGGGCTCGCAGCTCTGGGACTCTCCCCTGGCCGCTCTCTGCAGTGTGTGTGGTTTCACCGTCAGCCCCGCCCGCCTTCCTCTCCATCTCGTCTCGTCTTGTCTCTGTCCTCCGTGACACCTGCTCACAGCCTCCTGGGGTCCTGGCACGCTCTCTGTGCGGTGCCTGCAAACGTTCTCAGGGCTATGCTGTTTGCCGGCACccagcccaccccacccacaCGTCCTGCAGGTGCCTGCAGCCCAGCCCTGCAGCGTCCCACTCAGCTCGGTCTGGCAGTGACACCCGGTGGCTCGCAGTGGCCTGGCTTGGCCGTGGTCTGCGGGGCCTCCTGTTCTCCGTGGTGTTTTGCGCTTCCTGCCTGTTGCTTTGTTTGACGATGTTGCACTGTTGCTGTGGCACTCTGTGTCGCCACATACTGGAGATGGGACCCTGTGCCCCGTACCTCCCAGCAGTGTCCCGGAGACGGTGCCCTATGCCCCATCCCCTCCGCTGGTGTCCCAGTGATGGCACCCTGTGCCCTGTCCCCCATGGTGGTGTCCCGGTGACAGTGCCCTGTGCTCTATCCCCCCCAGGTAGTGTTCTGGTGACGATGCCCTGTGCCCTGAGGGCTCTGGTGCCTCCCAGGCTGGGAGGTCTTCCTGGGGGCTCCCTGGACCACACGGTCCTGTTTTATGGCCTCACGTGTTTTCGGGAACAGGGAGCGAGCTTTTTTCTAGGCACCTGGCCATCACCCACCAGGGGTTAGTCCCCTGGGTGATCATGGCCCGGCTGGACAGGACGTGGGTGTAGGGCTTGTGAGGCCAACCCTGT
Protein-coding regions in this window:
- the MICALL2 gene encoding MICAL-like protein 2 isoform X5, with the translated sequence MAAIRALQQWCRQQCEGYRDVNICNMTTSFRDGLAFCAILHRHRPDLINFSALKKENIYENNKLAFRVAEEHLGIPALLDAEDMVALKVPDRLSILTYVSQYYNYFHGRSPIGGMAGVKRASEDSEEEPSGKKAPVQAAKLPSPTPARKPPLSPAQTNPVVQRRNEGAEGPPPKTDQALAGSLVSSTCGVCGKHVHLVQRHLADGRLYHRSCFRCKQCSCTLHSGAYRATGEPGAFVCTSHLPAAASASPKLPGLVPRQPGATGVDSRTSCSPQKAQEANKARPSAWEPAAGNSPARASVPAAPKPPATSAASIHMRSPARPSESRLAPIPTEGKVRPRVTNSSPMGWSSAAQCTAVAASHPAVPPSAPDPRLATPQGGGAPRVAAPQTTLSSSSTAAATVDPPAWTLSASRTQQARNKFFQTSAVPPSTSPAGRGPAPSLAVSKDSSKEQARNFLKQALSALEEAGAPAPGRPSPATAPVPSSQPKTEAPQASPLAKPLQSTSPRAPGLPSRMESPAPLSTSSTSQASALSPAGRRSLAESSGVGRVGAGSKPKPEAPTAKGKSTTLTQDRSASPQEGQEDGPAGWRANLKPVDRKSPAERTLKPKEPRALAEPRWGEAPRKVSGSFAGSVHITLTPVRPDRTPRPASPGPSLPARSPSPSRRRRLAVPASLDVSDNWLRPEPPGQEARGQSWKEEEKKPHLQGKPGRPLFPANVPALPGETVTSPVRLRPDYLSPEEIQRQLQDIERRLDALELRGVELEKRLRAAEGDDAEDSLMVDWFWLIHEKQLLLRQESELMYKSKAQRLEEQQLDIEGELRRLMTKPEALKSLQERRREQELLEREQEEDQMLRDMIEKLGLQRKKSKFRLSKIWSPKSKSKSSPFQ
- the MICALL2 gene encoding MICAL-like protein 2 isoform X2, which produces MAAIRALQQWCRQQCEGYRDVNICNMTTSFRDGLAFCAILHRHRPDLINFSALKKENIYENNKLAFRVAEEHLGIPALLDAEDMVALKVPDRLSILTYVSQYYNYFHGRSPIGGMAGVKRASEDSEEEPSGKKAPVQAAKLPSPTPARKPPLSPAQTNPVVQRRNEGAEGPPPKTDQALAGSLVSSTCGVCGKHVHLVQRHLADGRLYHRSCFRCKQCSCTLHSGAYRATGEPGAFVCTSHLPAAASASPKLPGLVPRQPGATGVDSRTSCSPQKAQEANKARPSAWEPAAGNSPARASVPAAPKPPATSAASIHMRSPARPSESRLAPIPTEGKVRPRVTNSSPMGWSSAAQCTAVAASHPAVPPSAPDPRLATPQGGGAPRVAAPQTTLSSSSTAAATVDPPAWTLSASRTQQARNKFFQTSAVPPSTSPAGRGPAPSLAVSKDSSKEQARNFLKQALSALEEAGAPAPGRPSPATAPVPSSQPKTEAPQASPLAKPLQSTSPRAPGLPSRMESPAPLSTSSTSQASALSPAGRRSLAESSGVGRVGAGSKPKPEAPTAKGKSTTLTQDRSASPQEGQEDGPAGWRANLKPVDRKSPAERTLKPKEPRALAEPRWGEAPRKVSGSFAGSVHITLTPVRPDRTPRPASPGPSLPARSPSPSRRRRLAVPASLDVSDNWLRPEPPGQEARGQSWKEEEKKPHLQGKPGRPLFPANVPALPGETVTSPVRLRPDYLSPEEIQRQLQDIERRLDALELRGVELEKRLRAAEGDDAEDSLMVDWFWLIHEKQLLLRQESELMYKSKAQRLEEQQLDIEGELRRLMTKPEALKSLQERRREQELLEREQEEDQMLRDMIEKPPEEEVQVPLVQDLVTKKQKQKQPLPVVANGTVDSARTRHPDLDSGKASCPYKGHVDSRDLCYRLWPQ
- the MICALL2 gene encoding MICAL-like protein 2 isoform X9, with translation MAAIRALQQWCRQQCEGYRDVNICNMTTSFRDGLAFCAILHRHRPDLINFSALKKENIYENNKLAFRVAEEHLGIPALLDAEDMVALKVPDRLSILTYVSQYYNYFHGRSPIGGMAGVKRASEDSEEEPSGKKAPVQAAKLPSPTPARKPPLSPAQTNPVVQRRNEGAEGPPPKTDQALAGSLVSSTCGVCGKHVHLVQRHLADGRLYHRSCFRCKQCSCTLHSGAYRATGEPGAFVCTSHLPAAASASPKLPGLVPRQPGATGVDSRTSCSPQKAQEANKARPSAWEPAAGNSPARASVPAAPKPPATSAASIHMRSPARPSESRLAPIPTEGKVRPRVTNSSPMGWSSAAQCTAVAASHPAVPPSAPDPRLATPQGGGAPRVAAPQTTLSSSSTAAATVDPPAWTLSASRTQQARNKFFQTSAVPPSTSPAGRGPAPSLAVSKDSSKEQARNFLKQALSALEEAGAPAPGRPSPATAPVPSSQPKTEAPQASPLAKPLQSTSPRAPGLPSRMESPAPLSTSSTSQASALSPAGRRSLAESSGVGRVGAGSKPKPEAPTAKGKSTTLTQDRSASPQEGQEDGPAGWRANLKPVDRKSPAERTLKPKEPRALAEPRWGEAPRKVSGSFAGSVHITLTPVRPDRTPRPASPGPSLPARSPSPSRRRRLAVPASLDVSDNWLRPEPPGQEARGQSWKEEEKKPHLQGKPGRPLFPANVPALPGETVTSPVRLRPDYLSPEEIQRQLQDIERRLDALELRGVELEKRLRAAEGGPRPSVWRSSSWTSRASYAGS
- the MICALL2 gene encoding MICAL-like protein 2 isoform X7, with the protein product MAAIRALQQWCRQQCEGYRDVNICNMTTSFRDGLAFCAILHRHRPDLINFSALKKENIYENNKLAFRVAEEHLGIPALLDAEDMVALKVPDRLSILTYVSQYYNYFHGRSPIGGMAGVKRASEDSEEEPSGKKAPVQAAKLPSPTPARKPPLSPAQTNPVVQRRNEGAEGPPPKTDQALAGSLVSSTCGVCGKHVHLVQRHLADGRLYHRSCFRCKQCSCTLHSGAYRATGEPGAFVCTSHLPAAASASPKLPGLVPRQPGATGVDSRTSCSPQKAQEANKARPSAWEPAAGNSPARASVPAAPKPPATSAASIHMRSPARPSESRLAPIPTEGKVRPRVTNSSPMGWSSAAQCTAVAASHPAVPPSAPDPRLATPQGGGAPRVAAPQTTLSSSSTAAATVDPPAWTLSASRTQQARNKFFQTSAVPPSTSPAGRGPAPSLAVSKDSSKEQARNFLKQALSALEEAGAPAPGRPSPATAPVPSSQPKTEAPQASPLAKPLQSTSPRAPGLPSRMESPAPLSTSSTSQASALSPAGRRSLAESSGVGRVGAGSKPKPEAPTAKGKSTTLTQDRSASPQEGQEDGPAGWRANLKPVDRKSPAERTLKPKEPRALAEPRWGEAPRKVSGSFAGSVHITLTPVRPDRTPRPASPGPSLPARSPSPSRRRRLAVPASLDVSDNWLRPEPPGQEARGQSWKEEEKKPHLQGKPGRPLFPANVPALPGETVTSPVRVSSGGEPGRGPALRHPHHLSVPSCAPTTSPRRRYRGSCRTSRGGWTPWSSVAWSWRSDCGRPREVQGPASGGAAAGHRGRATQAHDQARGSEVTAGAAAGAGAAGAGTRGGPDAAGHD